One genomic window of Actinoplanes lobatus includes the following:
- a CDS encoding SAM-dependent methyltransferase, whose protein sequence is MDTSVAHPARRYNYWLGGKDHFAADRESGDLLAKAFPTARIAALENRDFLRRTVRFLAGSGVRQFLDIGTGLPVPDNTHEIAQRIAPGSRVLYVDNDPIVMTHSRALMIGTPEGRIGYVEADLREPDTILQHPDRLAVLDLHEPVALLLVAVLHFIHDDDQATAVVARLLDALPSGSYLVASNLTLDHAPPEQVAMHEHLLASGRTDARARTSAEFGRFFTGLDLVTPGIVAVSDWRPARADRPSPTDVAIYGAVGRKP, encoded by the coding sequence ATCGACACCTCGGTGGCACACCCCGCCCGGCGCTACAACTACTGGCTCGGCGGCAAGGACCACTTCGCCGCGGACCGCGAGTCCGGGGACCTGCTGGCCAAGGCGTTCCCCACCGCCCGCATCGCCGCGCTGGAGAACCGGGACTTCCTCCGCCGCACGGTGCGCTTCCTGGCCGGGTCCGGGGTCCGGCAGTTCCTGGACATCGGCACCGGCCTGCCGGTACCCGACAACACCCACGAGATCGCGCAGCGGATCGCACCCGGCTCCCGGGTCCTCTACGTCGACAACGACCCGATCGTGATGACCCACTCCCGGGCCCTGATGATCGGCACGCCCGAGGGCCGGATCGGATACGTCGAGGCCGACCTGCGCGAACCCGACACGATCCTGCAGCACCCCGATCGCCTGGCGGTCCTGGACCTACACGAGCCGGTCGCCCTACTGCTGGTGGCCGTGCTGCACTTCATCCACGACGACGACCAGGCTACGGCGGTAGTGGCCCGCCTGCTGGACGCCCTACCGTCGGGCAGCTACCTGGTGGCCAGCAACCTGACGCTCGACCACGCCCCGCCTGAGCAGGTGGCCATGCACGAGCATCTGCTGGCGTCCGGCCGCACCGACGCCCGGGCCCGAACCAGCGCCGAGTTCGGCCGCTTCTTCACCGGCCTCGACCTGGTGACGCCCGGCATCGTCGCCGTCAGCGACTGGCGACCGGCCCGCGCCGACCGCCCCTCCCCCACCGACGTGGCCATCTACGGCGCGGTGGGACGCAAGCCGTAA
- a CDS encoding IS5 family transposase (programmed frameshift), whose protein sequence is MEKYCPEALWRLAQPLLPGHPKRHQGGGRRRIDDRVALAAILFVLDTGCAWNELPESFPISSASTHRRFSEWVEQGVMAALHQATLDVLGAAGHIDWSRASVDALHVRAVKGDLTGPSPVDRGKPGSKIHAVGDRNGLPLHADVSAANVNDHMVLEDVVDGLTPVRQPVGRPRRRPAKLHGDKGYDYRTSRQALARRGIKARIARKGIESSTRLGRHRYVIERCLEWVTRFRRLVRRYDRKASHFRGFLRLACAVICFRRAVKLNLLPGSNPK, encoded by the exons GTGGAGAAGTACTGCCCGGAAGCGTTGTGGCGCCTCGCGCAGCCGCTGCTGCCCGGGCACCCGAAACGGCATCAGGGTGGCGGCCGGCGGCGTATCGACGACCGGGTGGCGCTTGCGGCGATCCTGTTCGTTCTCGACACCGGCTGCGCCTGGAACGAGTTGCCGGAGTCGTTTCCGATCTCGTCGGCGAGTACGCACCGCCGGTTCAGTGAGTGGGTCGAGCAAGGTGTGATGGCCGCGCTGCACCAGGCGACGCTCGATGTGCTCGGCGCTGCCGGGCACATCGACTGGTCGCGGGCCAGCGTCGACGCCCTGCACGTGCGGGCGGTAAAA GGGGACCTGACCGGGCCGAGCCCGGTCGACCGCGGTAAGCCCGGCTCCAAGATCCACGCGGTTGGTGATCGGAACGGGCTTCCGCTGCATGCTGATGTCTCTGCTGCCAACGTCAACGACCACATGGTCCTGGAGGATGTGGTCGACGGCCTGACGCCGGTGCGTCAGCCGGTCGGCCGCCCGCGCAGACGGCCGGCGAAGCTGCACGGCGACAAGGGCTACGACTACCGCACGAGTCGGCAGGCCCTGGCCCGGCGCGGGATCAAGGCGCGTATCGCCCGTAAGGGCATCGAGTCCTCGACCCGCCTCGGCCGGCACCGCTACGTGATCGAGCGCTGCCTGGAGTGGGTGACCCGGTTCCGGCGGCTGGTCCGCCGCTACGACCGCAAGGCTTCCCACTTCCGCGGATTCCTGCGCCTGGCTTGCGCTGTCATCTGCTTCCGCCGCGCCGTCAAACTGAACCTGTTGCCGGGCAGCAACCCCAAATGA
- a CDS encoding S1 family peptidase, translating to MRFRRASAFGVTTLAAIAGILTGPAAPAQAAAPAPTAVAVTLANTIALSNCSAALVRFPTSVSTDSAMMLTNGHCYEGGFIAAGRVIQNVASTRTGTLLNSSGGSVARVRANRVLYATMTGNDVTLYRLNTTFAALSSSYGATPLTISAAHPAAGTSIAIPSGYWKRVWNCSIDGFVTTLREDTWTWKDSVRYDAGCDTIGGTSGSPIVSTSTGELIGINNTGNEDGGRCTLNNPCEVSASGVVTVLPGRSYGQQTYWFTTCLNSSRAIDLTVSGCLLTKP from the coding sequence ATGCGCTTTCGACGGGCATCAGCATTCGGCGTCACCACGTTGGCAGCCATCGCCGGCATCCTGACCGGGCCGGCCGCTCCGGCTCAGGCAGCCGCACCCGCCCCCACGGCCGTCGCGGTGACCCTGGCCAACACCATCGCGCTGAGCAACTGCTCGGCCGCGCTCGTCCGGTTCCCCACCTCGGTCAGCACCGACAGCGCCATGATGCTCACCAACGGACATTGCTACGAGGGTGGCTTCATCGCCGCGGGCAGGGTCATCCAGAACGTCGCCAGCACTCGCACCGGCACGCTGCTCAACAGTTCCGGCGGCTCGGTGGCACGGGTCCGGGCGAACCGGGTGCTGTACGCGACGATGACCGGCAACGACGTCACCCTCTACCGGCTGAACACCACCTTCGCGGCGCTGTCCTCATCGTACGGGGCCACCCCGCTGACCATCTCGGCCGCGCATCCGGCCGCCGGCACCTCGATCGCTATCCCGTCCGGCTACTGGAAAAGGGTCTGGAACTGCAGCATCGACGGTTTCGTGACCACGCTGCGCGAGGACACCTGGACGTGGAAGGACTCGGTCCGCTACGACGCGGGTTGCGACACGATCGGCGGCACGTCCGGCTCGCCGATCGTCAGCACCAGCACCGGCGAGTTGATCGGTATCAACAACACCGGCAACGAGGACGGCGGACGCTGCACGCTGAACAACCCGTGTGAGGTCAGCGCGAGCGGCGTGGTCACCGTGCTGCCGGGGCGCAGTTACGGCCAGCAGACGTACTGGTTCACCACCTGCCTGAACTCCAGCCGGGCCATCGACCTGACCGTCTCCGGCTGCCTGCTCACCAAACCGTGA